The following nucleotide sequence is from candidate division WOR-3 bacterium.
AAGAACTCTTTTATCTTGATCAGTTTATTTTAAGGGGAGGAAAAGCTGTATTTTTCTTACAGCCTGTTGATATAAATTATGAAAATTTTGTAACAAAACCAATGTTTGAAAAAGATCTTGAATTTTTGAGAAATTATGGAATTTCTTTAAAACCTAATCTTGTTAAAGATCCAACAATTCCCTTTATTCCTATGATGTCAGAAGGTAGAGCGCTTCTTGTTCCTTACTATTATTTTGTAAAAATTTTACCAAAAAATATAAAACATCAATTTGCAAGAAATCTTGAACAACTTGTTTTAACTTGGCCTTCTGCAATTGATACACTTTCAAATGAAAATAAAGCTTTTAAATATACCTATATTTTTACATCAACAAAAAATGCTTATAGAAAGGAAGGGGGATTTTCTATTCATCCCTTTGCTCAAGAACCTCCTCCACCCAAGGAAGAACTAAAAAAATATATATTTAGCCTTATAGTTAGTTCAAAATTTAAATCAGTTTTCTTAAATGATACAAGTTTATTTAAAAACTGGACTGATTTTAAAAATGAAGATACGACAGGATTTATAAAAGAATCAAAAGAAGAAAATAAAATAGTTTTTGTTGGAAATGCTATCTTCCTTCAGGATAACTTTGTTCAGATGTATCCTGATAACGGTATATTTCTTATGAATATTGTGAATGCCTTTGCTCTTGGTAAGGATATTTCAGAAATTAAAGCAAGAGAAATAAGTGAAAGACCCGTTAAGAACTTAAATAACTTCCAGAAGTTTCTTTTCCAGAATGGAATAACTTTTGGAATACCTTTAATTGTATTTATATTTGGAATGGTTAGGTTTTCAGTTAGAAGGATAAAAAAGAAAAAATTCTCTGAAATTAAAAAGGAGGGAAAGAATGATTGAAAAACATATAAGAATTTTAGGTACTACTTTTTTAATACTTTTTGTGCT
It contains:
- a CDS encoding GldG family protein is translated as MKRERLFLIAGILAFLNLILLNIFFRNFVYRVDITQNKIYTLHSVTKEVLRELKDFVNIEIYMSSKLPPEMNPYKQDLFDLLEEYRNYSNGLLRYTVFYPDKDQNIQSKAKRLGIPEITFNVVEKDQVKVVNGNFGLAIFYKDKKETIPVVTETENLEYDLTSKILKMKEGDNLRTVGLLFLGLKQENYNIIRRELEKLYRVRNISLISKIPEDIDVLLIFGIKKLLPKELFYLDQFILRGGKAVFFLQPVDINYENFVTKPMFEKDLEFLRNYGISLKPNLVKDPTIPFIPMMSEGRALLVPYYYFVKILPKNIKHQFARNLEQLVLTWPSAIDTLSNENKAFKYTYIFTSTKNAYRKEGGFSIHPFAQEPPPPKEELKKYIFSLIVSSKFKSVFLNDTSLFKNWTDFKNEDTTGFIKESKEENKIVFVGNAIFLQDNFVQMYPDNGIFLMNIVNAFALGKDISEIKAREISERPVKNLNNFQKFLFQNGITFGIPLIVFIFGMVRFSVRRIKKKKFSEIKKEGKND